The DNA region AAACATAGGTTTTGCGGTCGTTACCGGAGGTATACTGCCCAAGCTCCAGCAAAGCGGATGCGGTAACTGCAGCTGCCGAAGCATCCCTGCAGGTATTTGGCGTTGCGGGAACATCAAAATCCCAATAAGGCACCATATCTGTCGGCATGTTCGGATGGTTTAGTATAAAGCTGGCTATATGCTGGGCCTGTTTCAAATAGTGCTTATCCTTCGTAAAGCGGTACATCATTACATAGCCGTACAGCCCCCAGCTTTGTCCGCGGCTCCAGGCCGAGCTATCGGCTGCGCCCTGGGCGGTTCCTTTTTTCAGTACTGCCCCGGTATTCATGTCATAATCTACCACATGATATGAACTGTAATCGGGGCGGAAATGATTTTCAAGGGAAGTATTGGCATGATTGATGGCAATTTCCTTGTATTTTTTATCTCCGCCATTGTCTGTAACCCAGGCCAGTAGCTCCAAGTTCATCATATTGTCAATGATTACGGGCCCGCGCCATTTTTTACTCGCATTCCAGGACTGGATGACCTTTGCATTTGGGCGGTAACGTGTAATTAAAGATGCTGCAGCAGTGTCAATCGTTGGCCTGTAGGCTTCGTTTTTTGTAATGCGGTAGGCATTTCCAAAGCTACAGTACATCATAAAACCCAGATCATGGTTGCCGGTATAATGCTTTTCAGGCTCAAGAATGGCTAGCCTGCTTTCCGCTTCTTTAAGGATGTCAGGATCTTTAGTGTATTCGTAAATATACAGCAGCGCACCCGGGTAAAACCCGCTGCACCACCATTTGGTATCACTGGTTTCTACCTTATTGGTTTTGGCATAATATGTTTTGGGCATCCTATGAGAAGGTACATTTTTAGCAAGCACTTTATATTGCGTAGCCGCAAACCTGAATTGTTCATCAATCAGGCTCTTCATCTTTTCTCTGTTCTTTTCGGGTGGCTGCGCAAATGGCATCCCGCTTACCAGTAAAAAACCGGCAATAAGTATCAACTTTCTCATGTTTTATTTGTGTGTATTTCTTGCTTTATGTTTTTGCCTTGTCGTATGTATTGCCGCTACCCTTTTTTGCGTTAGGCTCCAGCACCACAACAAATGGCTTTCCGGCTGCTGTGTTTTTAAGGTGGATAAAATATTCTGTACCACTGATCTCTTCAGTATTCAGCAATTGTGCCGGCTGTGCCAGCAGATAAGATTTACCTATGCTGGTGTTAGCCGGTAGTTTTACCTTCAGCGCCCCTGAAACCGGAACATTAAACACAATCATATACAGCTTATCGGAACCCGTTTTTTTAGTAAAATAGCCCCAATCCTGTTTTTCCAGTCCGGCATATTCGCAGTTGTAAATGGCCTCGTTGTTGGTTTTCATCCAGTCTCCAATCTGAGCGGCAAGCTGTTTTTCCTCTTTCCTTATCGCACCATCGCCCTGCGGGCCAAAGTTGAGCACAAAATTTCCGCCCAGGGAAACACATTTGGCCGTCATTTCCAACAACTCGTTCGTGGTTTTGATGTGTCCTTTCCAGGCTTTGTTGTAACCCCATTGATTTTCAGGAACAGTCATCACACAATCCCAGTCGTTCCCATGCACATCTTCTATCTTATTTGGGATTTTACGCTCCCAGCCCTGTTCGTAATCGCCCATTAAAACCCCGTTCGAGTCAAAATGACGTTTTCCATTTTCATCAGCACGGAAGCGGCTGCCAATAATGAGACCAGGCCTCAGCTTGCGCATCTCGGTTTCCAGCTCATCAGCAAAGGCGGCCTGTTTTACCCAGGATTTGTCCCAGGTACCATCAAACCACAACCCTTTAGCTGTTGGGTATAAGGTAAGTAACTCCAGCAGCTGGTTGCGGGTAAACTGTTTAAAACCTTCAAAAGCGATGCTGTCTTCTTTGGTTTTGATGTCGTAACGCCAGCCGGGGTGATTCCAGTCCATCACCGAAAAATAGAGGATCACATCGATGCCTTGTTTGTCGTAAGCATCAATCAGGGGTTTCATAATGTCCTTTTTCCAGGGAGAGTTGGCCACCGTATAATTGGTGTACTTACTCGGCCAAAGGCAGAAACCATCGTGATGTTTGGTGGTAATGGTAACATATTTAGCACCCATCTGTTTGGCCGTTGCCGCCCATTCTTCAGCATTGAAGTTTACAGGATTGAACTTGTAAATAAGCGAATCGTAGGTAGATTTCGGGATGCCGTTCCAGGAACGGATCCATTCCGCCGCACCATTGTATTGTTTACCGTTCCACTCGCCCCCCGGGATGGCATACAAGCCCCAGTGGATGAATTGCCCCAGTCCATAGCCGCGCCATTTGGCCATTACAGCATCTGTACGTTTGCCAACGCGGTGGCTGCCGTGTTTCAACTGCAGCTTTTCCTGCCCATCGGCCTGCTGTGCAGAGAGTGCACAGCAGGTAAAGATGAACATATACAAGAAGGTTTTTATGTTTATTTTCATAGTTTCTATTTTTCCCAGTTTGGATTTTGTACCAGTTTGTTGTTTAACAGAATATCTGCAACAGGGATTGGAAATAAGTATGCCTTTGATTCATTGAATTTTCTTCCGTTCGGCAATGTCTTAAAATAAGGCAAAATATATCCCTCGGCGCTTAGGTAAATATCCCTATTTACCACCACTGCCGGAAATTGTGATTGAACAAATTTAATCCCCTCAACGGGTATATCTATAAAGCGCCCCGTCTTCCATCTCATTAAATCGTCCCAGCGGGTGTTTTCAAAAGCCATTTCCACCCTTCTTTCACGCCTGATCTCCCGAAGTAAGGGATTGATAACCCCTCCAGCATAATTTCTGTAAATGTCATCCAAACGGGTATCTGTAGGTTCGGCACCAACCGTAAGCCCAGGCATGCCTACCCTGCTGCGCAGTTTATTTATGGTCTGGTCAATAACCGACTGGTTAGCCTCTCCCAGTTCATATTTAGCCTCTGCATAGTTCAGCAGGATCTCTGCATAACGGAATACAGGCGCAGCCTGTTGGCCGCTTGTTACCCTGTCCCAATCTACCGGGCTGTTATAAAACCATTTGGCCAAACGGTAACCTGTAGGGCATTTGTTTCCGCTCATGCCCGGCAAATTTGGCAGGGGCGCATTATTGGCCCCCTGAATCGTGGTGCTGGCCAGGTTATAAGTTCCAAAATTTGCAATGGTTTGCGTTAATCTTGGGTCTCGGTTCTGCATTTCAGTTTGGATTGAAGTTTTGCCCTGAAACAACGGACTTGATGAAATCGGTTTACCATCTGTACATAGATACTCATCTACCAGATTGCGGGTGGCACCAAACTGGTGCCGCAAATTTTGTGCAAAATAACGGCTGAAGGCGGCCCCATAGGTAAGTGCCGCAGAGTACTCCCTCCATAAAATGACCTCAGTATTGCCGCGGTACGATTCTGTAGCAAAAAGGTTATTGTAAACAGTTCCAGCGTTTCCCTGTACCAGGCTGTATTTATTAAGCAGTGCTTCCGAGGCCTCAGTAGAATATTTGAGGAACTTGTTCGCATCCAATCCAAGCTCTGGGTGGTATTTCCTGAACGTACCTTCAAAAAGTCCAATTCTCGATTTCAGGAATTGTGCCATGTCTTTGTTGATGCGGTTGCTTTCTTCCGAACCTTTGGCAGGTAAACAGGTAATGGCCTTGTTCAGTATCATTACTACAGAATCCATAACTGCCGCACGCGGCGTTCTGGCCTCGTACAATTCTGGGGAGTTTACATTTAAGGAATGTGTTAACCATGGCACATCTCCAAATAATTTCACCTTATTAAAATAATCCCATGCTTTAAAAAACAGGATCTCTCCAAGATAAATATTTGAAGTGGCCTCAGGAATATCCGCGCGTTTATAATTGTCCAGAAAAAAATTAAGCTGTTTTATGCCTGTAAAATTCCAGCCACCCGATTCATTTGTTCCCGAAAGATGTGAGATATACTCATCTGTTCCAACCTTCGAATAAGTAAGGGGTGCCGCATTATCTGTAATTACATCCCCATAAACCAGGGTATTCACATTTACGCCCCAGGGCTGCACTGTTCCATCGGCAAAATCGGTTCCGAAACCAACAATATAAGTTGGGTAAAGGCTGTTGGCATACAGCTTTAAATCGTTTTCCGTTTTCCAGAAATTCTGGTCTACAATATTGTCAAGTGGATATCTGTCTAAAAAATCTTTTTTACAGCCCAGCAACAGTAAACCTGATACTATTCCCAGTATAAATATTTTGATATGCTTTTTCATCTCTTTATGATTTGAGTTTTAAAGTTGTCGATCAATTTAAAATGTGGCCTGTATACCCAACGCAAAGGACCTGATGATTGGATAATTCATACCAACCAGTTCAGGGTCAAATGTTTTAGGAACACTTTTAAATTCGAACAGATTATAGGCGGACGCTGAGATCCTTACTCTTTGCAGGCTAATCCTGTCGGTTAAATTTTTAGGTAAGGTATACCCCAGCGCCAGGTTCTTCATACGCAGGTAAGCTCCATTTTCGAGATACCTGGTTTGGACCTGCCTGTTTCTGGCTGCATTCTTATACGCAGGGTAAAAAGCATTGGCCCGGTCAGGTGTCCATGAGTTATTGTAAGTCTCATAAGTACCGGTTGTCCCTGCGCCCCAATACAGGTTATTACCTATCCATAGGTCTCTTTTCCCTACACCCTGTACAAACATATTCAGATCGAACCCTTTGTAACTTAAGTTCGTATTCAGACCAAATTGGTAGCGAGGGGTATTGTTCCCTATTATTTTTCTGTCGCCTGTATTACCAAGCGTATTATTCCCGAATGTGATTTCATTATCGCCATTGATGTCTTTATACCTTACATCCCCTGGGAACCAGGAAGCCTGTGCAGCTATAAGCTTTTGCGTTGGTGCTGTGGTAATTTCATCGGCCGATTGAAAAATGCCGTAGGTTTCATAACCCCATATCTCGCCCATTTTCTGCCCTTCGTACAAAATATCATCACCTATCCTATTAGCAGGGTTGTTGTCAAATTTCACTACTTTAGACTGATAATCTCCCAGGGTAAAGGCAAAATCGTAATTCAAACCAAATGCGGTATTGTTACTATATTTCACGATCAATTCCCAGCCCCTGGTGTCAATGGTGCCTGAATTGACCTGCGGTGATGCAGCACCAAGTACCGCAGGGAATTTTAAGCCGTCAGTAAGAATATCTGTAGTTCTTCTTCTGTACCAGTCAAAATTGATCTCCAGTTTTTTCAGCACGGTCAGGTCAAACCCAAAATCAATAGTTGTTGCGGTTTCCCAGGTTAAACTCGGATCAATCAACAAAGGAGGTGTAACACCTACCGGCCTTAATCCGCCCAGTAGGTAGTTAATCTGCGACGTCGTTCCATAATTGGAGATATACAGGTAATTCCTTACGTTCTGGTTACCCAAGCTGCCATAGGAAGCCCTTAATTTCAAGTCGTTTACAACAGACTTTATACCTTTTGCAAAAGGTTCTTCCGTTATACGCCATCCGGCAGAAAAGGATGGGAAGAATTTAAAACGTGTATCGGACGGGAATTTTGATGTTCCGTCGTAACGTCCGTTGGATTCAAATAAATACTTGCCTTCATAATTGTAGTTGAGTCGATAGAATACCCCTTGCACTGCCCAATGCGATTCACTGTCACCTACAGTACGCTCGCCCTGTGCCTGTCCAAGCGTTGGCACATTGTTGTTGATGTTATTGCGCCGCGCTGTCAGGTCCTGGTCTGTATACCATTCCTGGTTATAGCCAAGCAACCCTTGAAAATTATGCTTTCCCCCAAAGGTTTTGGTGTAATCTGTATACACGTTGATGGTGTATTTATTGGAATTAAAGTTGTACCGCGAAATGTAGTCGGGATTGGTATGAACAGTAGTTGTAGAATTTCTTGTATTTTCCAACCTTTCCAGCAGTGGCACAATGGTTTTCTGGATCATTCCATTGTTTAGGTACGACAGGTCGCCTTTTAAAGACCAGTTTTTTGTAAGCGTAAAAATTGGCGAGGCCGACAACAATATATTGGATTTATTTTCGGTATTAGACGAACCATAATCCATAAACGACAGGATGTTGTCGGTATATTTTGCCTTCACATTTAAAGATGCCGGTACATATATTGGCATGCTTACGTTACGCGAAGGTTCCTGAGACATGGCCGTCCACCAGCCTCCCTTACCCGAAGGGCTTACAGGCTCATGATAAGTAGAATTATTATAGGCAGTCCTGAAATCTATTTTAAACCAGTCGTTTACCTGTGCATTTACGTTTAAAAGCGAATTATAGCGTTTTAAATTATCGGTATTGATTTTATACAATCCGTCCTGGTCCTGAAAACCGAAAGAGCCATAGTAAGCTATTTTTTCTGATCCGCCCGATATGGTGAGGTTATGCTTCTGCATAGGCGAGTTTTTCAGCAATGCCTCATCATATAGGTTTACGTTGCCCCTCCATATGATATCATTAGTATTTTTTGTAGGATCTGCAAAATAATAAGGCTCATTGTTAACCGGGTCATCCATATATTCCTTTATCTTCTGCAGCTTCAATATTTCGTTTGATCCTGCCGAGACATTTTCTAATGCTGCTGCTTTAAGAATGGCATCCTGGATATCATAGGCGTTCAGCAGATCAGGTACTGCTGTGGGTGAACTCCACTGGAAAGAATTAGAATAGGTAACATTAGACTTACCCTTTTTACCTGATTTGGTTTTGATCAAAAGCACTCCAAAAGCGCCCCTTGCTCCATAAATCGCAGCGGAAGCAGCATCTTTTAACAAGGTTACAGACTCAATATCTTCAGGATTTAGTAGTGATGGATCCATTTCTATACCGTCCACAAGAATAAAAGGTTGCCCGCTTTGAAATTTGATCTTATTGCCATCATTGGCATCCTTAAAAAAAGACGTTCCACCCCTTACGTTGTAACTTGCCGACGTGTTAGGGCTTCCGTTTGAAATGTTTACATTAAAGTTTGGCATCAAGCCTTGAAGCGCCTGGCCTAAACTTGAAGTAGGCCTGTTCTCAAGCATTTTTGAATCGATCTGGCTTACAGCGCCTGTTAGATTGGCTTTCTTCTGAACACCATATCCTACAACAACAACTTCTTCAAGTGCCTTCTTATCGCTTTGCAATGTGATGCTAAGGTTTTTACTACTAATGGTTACTTCTTGCTGTACAAAGCCAACGCTACTTACAATTAATGTAGCTGTACGATCTTTAACGACTATTGAGAACTCACCACTTGCATTTGTACTGGTTCCGTTTTTAGTTCCCTTTTCCAGGATACTGACTCCAGGTATCGGCAATCCATCTTCATCTTTAACTGTTCCTCTGACAGTTTCCTGCAAAACGGGTTTCAGCATTACTACTACCCTGGAAGAAGCTCTCGCCAATGTTATGTTGCACGGCAAGATGCCCAGCAACAGGATCAGCACCGGGAATCCCCAGCGAGATTTTGAACGGTTAAGTTCATTGAGTACATTTTTTTTCATACCGTTTAGTTTAGGTTTGTTTGTCCTGTCAACTTTACATCGTTTAAGCTGGTTAAGCTTTAATCTTTAACATGCCCCCTGCAGGTCTTAAGATATATGTGGTTGAACTACTCAAATCTGGATGATTATTCGTTTAAAAAAGATGAATATTCTAAACGTTTGGGTAGAAAAATCATGAAAAAACGCCCTTTTTAATTTAAAATCTCTCTTTTGTGTTATCTGCCTTATCCAGAACAATCAAACCCAAGACAAGTAAGACGTCCAGAAAAGTTAATACAACAATATACCATTGATAAGCTTCCATTGGTTACAGAATTTAGCAGGCATGTAAGTACACGCCTGCCTTGATAATTAAGATTTTATGTTCATGATTTGATTTAAGGAACATCTGCTGATTTCATAGTCCTTATTTTTTGATTTACACCATCACCATCAGCAATGTAAAATATACCAGTATAAGGATCGTAGGTAATACCAACAGGCCCTGCAAACCTTGCAGCAGCAGCTGTTCCATCTACATACCCTGCAGTTGTACCTCCGGTAAGTTTTTCGAAAGTAGTGGCATTTCCATCGGCTTCGGCCAATATTTTAGAGATGTAATGCCCACCCGTATTGGCAATAAATACCTTATTAGCCGGGCTAACGTACAAGCCTCTTGGCGAGGACATGTTTGTTTTGCCCATACCCAGTATTGTAACATTGTTATCAGACAGGCGCACTTTACTAATACCATTACCGTTCCAGCTGGCCACATATACAAAATTACCATCGGCGCTCATCCTTACTCCCCATGGGATCTGGAATTTTGCGGCTGTCCCAACACCTGCGGCCATTCCGCTGGTAGAACCTGCAAGAGTGGTAACCTGGTTATTGGCCAGGTCGATCTTCCGCAGGCGGTGCCCGCTCCACTCCACCGTATACAGGCAATTGCGAGCCTGGTCATAACAAATGCCCGCAGGCCTGTTAAAGGTAGCAGCAACACCAGCACCATCAAGCGAGCTTGCGGCCCCACTGCCAGCGATGGTGCTCACCGCAGCAACGTAAGTATCGTTTAAAGTAATTTTGCGTATTTTGTTACCTCCCGAAGCGGCGTTGTCTGTAACATATAGATTTCCACTGGCATCAATAGTAATGCCCCATGGTGCATTAAACTGAGCGGAAGCCCCGGCACCGTCAACTGTTCCTGCCGTACCGTTACCCGCCAGTACGGTGGTATTTCCAAAACGGTCTACCCGCAATATCCGGTTGCCACTGCCCTCGGTAATGTAACGATTGCCAAACTTGTCTGTTACAATATCCTGGGGCTTGTTCACGCTGAGTTCATTGTTCAGCTCCAAAGTCCCTACCTGCAAATTGGTCAGCACGGGCTCCGGATATTTGGCAGCACGTAAACTGATTGGGAAATCTACACTTACCAGACGGGTACCCGGGTTGGTGACATTCATAGTTTTGTCGGCATAGATCTGATCTCCCGTCACTGCCAGCCTGAACTCTTCGGCATTCTGGATGTTCAGTTTCAGTTTTCCATTGGCTGCAATTACATCTGTAAGAAAATCAGTAAACGTTGTTTCGCCTCTTTTGCGGTAGCTGATCTTTACCTGGGTACCAAAGGCCGCCCTCTTATTGGCAGCACCATATTCGGCACAATACAGATTGACTTCCATGGCTATTGGTTTCATTTCTGTTTTCAATTTGGCCGCAGCCCCTTTGATACTGGTAAGTGATACCAATGCCGTATCCGGGAAATAAGTCATCGTATCGGCAATGGCAACCCGCACTTCATTCGGATAAGGCAGCGAAACCAGCAATTTACCAGCGTTGTCTACATTTTCCGTTTCTGCGCTGCCCCATACTTCCTGCCCGGATGCCTTTCTACTGATAGAAACGGAGATACCGGAAAGTGGCTGTGCAGTTTTGCTGTCGGTAACTGCTATATCAAGCGGCCCCATACCAAACTTCGGACTGGAATGCAGAACAACCTGTGCCCCCTTGCTGTCTATGAACTCCAACACCTGCTCAGCCTTGTGGTAGAAAGCCGTATCTACTTCAATTTTAAAGATATTGGGGTATGGATAATCAAAACTGGCCTGGCCTTTCCGATCGGTCCGGATGGTATCTACCTTTAAAAAGTCTCCTTTTGGCGAAATTTTACGGCTGATGATCACCCTTACGCCCTGTGCAGGTAATTGGTCGTCATCATTGATTACGGTAATGCCCAAAGGGGCCCTTGCTATATCATGTTCCCTGAAAGCATCGGTGGTCAGCTTTTTGCAGGCAGCCATAGAAAGCAACAGCAGGAGGAACGGGAGAATTTTATTCAGATATTTCATATCGGCTATTTAATAAATTCAGATTCAAAACTTGACAGGAACACCTGGCCATCCAGTTTCCATTTGGCATCAATGGTTACACCAAACCAGTAGAAGATTTGTGAAGTAATATCGGTATTGCGCAGTGCAAACTGTCCAGGCAAAATAGGACTTGGTGCAGTGGCACAAACCGGTTTTTCCAGAAAATCCCAGACATAATTTCCGGTCAGTATCAAATCTTTACCCTTTGCCTGCGGGCTGTAGTTTACAAATTCTGCCAACCCATCGTTACATGGCCAGTAACCGATCAGGTTATTGTAGTAGGCATCTGTTGGACTTACACCATCAGCACAGGCATCTTCCAGAATTTTGCTGTCGGGAAGGGCCGTATTCCATATCCGGATATTGGATACTGATTGATTGGTATTGTTCCCGAAACCAGATTTCCATCCTGCAAAAAGTTCTGCTGGCGAAACAATATCTTCGCCGGTGATATCCATTGGTGCAGAAGCCTTTACACCATCCTGATAAATGATCATCATACGTTTGGTGCCCTCCATATAAATTTTTGCTGCCAGGGTATACCATTTATCGGTTACCATCTTAGGTGGTGCCGCAGCACCCAGATCGGCCGAAGTAAGTGTTTTATTGGCCCCTCCTGTGGGTCCCCTTCTTACTACAAACCTCCAGGTACCGTTGGAGCCGTTATGGATGAACCACCATCCCGGGTTGGAGTTGGCCGGACTATTGGACTTAAAAAAGATGGTTGAATTCTGTGTTCCAAAGGCATATATCCTCAATCTGAACTCTATTGTATAACTGCCGGTTGAACCCAGATTATACAGGTCGGCGTTAGTTCCTGCAAGCTTTGCCGTTATCGCACCTTCAGTAAACTTCACCCCATCAATCGCCACTGGGGGCACAATTTCCTTTCCTTTAAAATTGGCCGAATAGTACAGGCTAAAGATGTTCCTGTCACGTGTCCTGTTGGAAATTTCGCCATAGCCCGTTCCTGTGCCCCCGTGGTTGGAGGTCACAATAACCAGCCACTCTTCGGCAGCATAGGTTTTTCTACCTTTAATGGCATCCAGCATTTCACCGATATAACCATCTGTTTTCAGGACAGCTTCTTTGTACTGCGGAACATTTGGAGAGAAACCAAAAGTGGTACCAGCCTTAAGCACATCGCCGAAGTTTACAATAACCAGGTCATTACTCAGCCCCTTCAGTTTCACCAGTGCCGAATCTTTAACTTCAGCATCAGTCGCTACTTTTATCGGGTAGTCGGCATAAACAAACATCTTGTTGTTCAGGGGTGCCCAGGTCGTAATTCCGGCCGAACGCCTGATTTTACCCGAAGCCTGCAGCCTTTCGATCAATGTAGGATAGGAAGTAGTGGCGTCGTGCTCATGGCCATCGCCCCCGCTCGGCACTTCAAAAGTATCGTCTTCGATGCCATGTTTACCTACCCCAACTCCAGTCATGATGTTCTTCCATGTTCCCGCATCGCTGGGAATAAAATCGGCCAGCGCATCCCATGAATATTTGCTGTTGGCCAACATGGCGGTTATTTTTGGTGGCGCAATGGTTTTGATATCGGTACCGGTAGCACCATCAATCACCACC from Pedobacter africanus includes:
- a CDS encoding glycoside hydrolase family 88 protein; this translates as MRKLILIAGFLLVSGMPFAQPPEKNREKMKSLIDEQFRFAATQYKVLAKNVPSHRMPKTYYAKTNKVETSDTKWWCSGFYPGALLYIYEYTKDPDILKEAESRLAILEPEKHYTGNHDLGFMMYCSFGNAYRITKNEAYRPTIDTAAASLITRYRPNAKVIQSWNASKKWRGPVIIDNMMNLELLAWVTDNGGDKKYKEIAINHANTSLENHFRPDYSSYHVVDYDMNTGAVLKKGTAQGAADSSAWSRGQSWGLYGYVMMYRFTKDKHYLKQAQHIASFILNHPNMPTDMVPYWDFDVPATPNTCRDASAAAVTASALLELGQYTSGNDRKTYVSAAETMLTSLSSPVYRAKQGENGGFLLMHSTGALPLKSEIDVPLTYADYYYLEALLRYKNWYL
- a CDS encoding alpha-L-fucosidase → MKINIKTFLYMFIFTCCALSAQQADGQEKLQLKHGSHRVGKRTDAVMAKWRGYGLGQFIHWGLYAIPGGEWNGKQYNGAAEWIRSWNGIPKSTYDSLIYKFNPVNFNAEEWAATAKQMGAKYVTITTKHHDGFCLWPSKYTNYTVANSPWKKDIMKPLIDAYDKQGIDVILYFSVMDWNHPGWRYDIKTKEDSIAFEGFKQFTRNQLLELLTLYPTAKGLWFDGTWDKSWVKQAAFADELETEMRKLRPGLIIGSRFRADENGKRHFDSNGVLMGDYEQGWERKIPNKIEDVHGNDWDCVMTVPENQWGYNKAWKGHIKTTNELLEMTAKCVSLGGNFVLNFGPQGDGAIRKEEKQLAAQIGDWMKTNNEAIYNCEYAGLEKQDWGYFTKKTGSDKLYMIVFNVPVSGALKVKLPANTSIGKSYLLAQPAQLLNTEEISGTEYFIHLKNTAAGKPFVVVLEPNAKKGSGNTYDKAKT
- a CDS encoding RagB/SusD family nutrient uptake outer membrane protein, with the translated sequence MKKHIKIFILGIVSGLLLLGCKKDFLDRYPLDNIVDQNFWKTENDLKLYANSLYPTYIVGFGTDFADGTVQPWGVNVNTLVYGDVITDNAAPLTYSKVGTDEYISHLSGTNESGGWNFTGIKQLNFFLDNYKRADIPEATSNIYLGEILFFKAWDYFNKVKLFGDVPWLTHSLNVNSPELYEARTPRAAVMDSVVMILNKAITCLPAKGSEESNRINKDMAQFLKSRIGLFEGTFRKYHPELGLDANKFLKYSTEASEALLNKYSLVQGNAGTVYNNLFATESYRGNTEVILWREYSAALTYGAAFSRYFAQNLRHQFGATRNLVDEYLCTDGKPISSSPLFQGKTSIQTEMQNRDPRLTQTIANFGTYNLASTTIQGANNAPLPNLPGMSGNKCPTGYRLAKWFYNSPVDWDRVTSGQQAAPVFRYAEILLNYAEAKYELGEANQSVIDQTINKLRSRVGMPGLTVGAEPTDTRLDDIYRNYAGGVINPLLREIRRERRVEMAFENTRWDDLMRWKTGRFIDIPVEGIKFVQSQFPAVVVNRDIYLSAEGYILPYFKTLPNGRKFNESKAYLFPIPVADILLNNKLVQNPNWEK
- a CDS encoding SusC/RagA family TonB-linked outer membrane protein, yielding MKKNVLNELNRSKSRWGFPVLILLLGILPCNITLARASSRVVVMLKPVLQETVRGTVKDEDGLPIPGVSILEKGTKNGTSTNASGEFSIVVKDRTATLIVSSVGFVQQEVTISSKNLSITLQSDKKALEEVVVVGYGVQKKANLTGAVSQIDSKMLENRPTSSLGQALQGLMPNFNVNISNGSPNTSASYNVRGGTSFFKDANDGNKIKFQSGQPFILVDGIEMDPSLLNPEDIESVTLLKDAASAAIYGARGAFGVLLIKTKSGKKGKSNVTYSNSFQWSSPTAVPDLLNAYDIQDAILKAAALENVSAGSNEILKLQKIKEYMDDPVNNEPYYFADPTKNTNDIIWRGNVNLYDEALLKNSPMQKHNLTISGGSEKIAYYGSFGFQDQDGLYKINTDNLKRYNSLLNVNAQVNDWFKIDFRTAYNNSTYHEPVSPSGKGGWWTAMSQEPSRNVSMPIYVPASLNVKAKYTDNILSFMDYGSSNTENKSNILLSASPIFTLTKNWSLKGDLSYLNNGMIQKTIVPLLERLENTRNSTTTVHTNPDYISRYNFNSNKYTINVYTDYTKTFGGKHNFQGLLGYNQEWYTDQDLTARRNNINNNVPTLGQAQGERTVGDSESHWAVQGVFYRLNYNYEGKYLFESNGRYDGTSKFPSDTRFKFFPSFSAGWRITEEPFAKGIKSVVNDLKLRASYGSLGNQNVRNYLYISNYGTTSQINYLLGGLRPVGVTPPLLIDPSLTWETATTIDFGFDLTVLKKLEINFDWYRRRTTDILTDGLKFPAVLGAASPQVNSGTIDTRGWELIVKYSNNTAFGLNYDFAFTLGDYQSKVVKFDNNPANRIGDDILYEGQKMGEIWGYETYGIFQSADEITTAPTQKLIAAQASWFPGDVRYKDINGDNEITFGNNTLGNTGDRKIIGNNTPRYQFGLNTNLSYKGFDLNMFVQGVGKRDLWIGNNLYWGAGTTGTYETYNNSWTPDRANAFYPAYKNAARNRQVQTRYLENGAYLRMKNLALGYTLPKNLTDRISLQRVRISASAYNLFEFKSVPKTFDPELVGMNYPIIRSFALGIQATF
- a CDS encoding NHL repeat-containing protein — its product is MKYLNKILPFLLLLLSMAACKKLTTDAFREHDIARAPLGITVINDDDQLPAQGVRVIISRKISPKGDFLKVDTIRTDRKGQASFDYPYPNIFKIEVDTAFYHKAEQVLEFIDSKGAQVVLHSSPKFGMGPLDIAVTDSKTAQPLSGISVSISRKASGQEVWGSAETENVDNAGKLLVSLPYPNEVRVAIADTMTYFPDTALVSLTSIKGAAAKLKTEMKPIAMEVNLYCAEYGAANKRAAFGTQVKISYRKRGETTFTDFLTDVIAANGKLKLNIQNAEEFRLAVTGDQIYADKTMNVTNPGTRLVSVDFPISLRAAKYPEPVLTNLQVGTLELNNELSVNKPQDIVTDKFGNRYITEGSGNRILRVDRFGNTTVLAGNGTAGTVDGAGASAQFNAPWGITIDASGNLYVTDNAASGGNKIRKITLNDTYVAAVSTIAGSGAASSLDGAGVAATFNRPAGICYDQARNCLYTVEWSGHRLRKIDLANNQVTTLAGSTSGMAAGVGTAAKFQIPWGVRMSADGNFVYVASWNGNGISKVRLSDNNVTILGMGKTNMSSPRGLYVSPANKVFIANTGGHYISKILAEADGNATTFEKLTGGTTAGYVDGTAAAARFAGPVGITYDPYTGIFYIADGDGVNQKIRTMKSADVP
- a CDS encoding alkaline phosphatase family protein; this encodes MKYIKSYPAAGQLKLMLAAFVMALLCLQGCKKYFDPPFVNEEQQQIIKKQRKVLLVVIDGATGTDIKTIAPPKITAMLANSKYSWDALADFIPSDAGTWKNIMTGVGVGKHGIEDDTFEVPSGGDGHEHDATTSYPTLIERLQASGKIRRSAGITTWAPLNNKMFVYADYPIKVATDAEVKDSALVKLKGLSNDLVIVNFGDVLKAGTTFGFSPNVPQYKEAVLKTDGYIGEMLDAIKGRKTYAAEEWLVIVTSNHGGTGTGYGEISNRTRDRNIFSLYYSANFKGKEIVPPVAIDGVKFTEGAITAKLAGTNADLYNLGSTGSYTIEFRLRIYAFGTQNSTIFFKSNSPANSNPGWWFIHNGSNGTWRFVVRRGPTGGANKTLTSADLGAAAPPKMVTDKWYTLAAKIYMEGTKRMMIIYQDGVKASAPMDITGEDIVSPAELFAGWKSGFGNNTNQSVSNIRIWNTALPDSKILEDACADGVSPTDAYYNNLIGYWPCNDGLAEFVNYSPQAKGKDLILTGNYVWDFLEKPVCATAPSPILPGQFALRNTDITSQIFYWFGVTIDAKWKLDGQVFLSSFESEFIK